The window TACTcgtaaaatatgatataaatcaACAATTAATCATACGAggataaaaatgttaagtataagAGTTAAAATAACGTGTCAAAATGCTAGTTATTAATTCTCCCACACTTATTCTTACATGTCTCGGGCAAGTAAACAAAACTAGAAGAAAATCGAAACTCATCTCTCTATCAATCCCTAATCAACACTAATAAGATCGTAAAAGTTAAttacttaggattaagtttataaGGATCAAGATATTCATaaatccaattcctacacaagtCAACAAGGATGGTAATTTCAATCAACTTGAATAAATTAAGAAAGAGCCTCACAAGTAAGTAGTTATGCCCTTGCTCTCATGAGCATATATGAATATGGAGTCTCACTCAATGCTACTTACAACATTGCACTAGCATAtgtttgcttattttctactttacTACGGTAAACATATACATGCATAAATTAGGACTTATTCGGTGTTGTAATGAGGCCAAAGAAACAAGAAGGATATGTACAAGAAGAGAACATGATGGTTAACATGATGCATTCAATCAAATAATATGCACAAAAACTCACCCACACTTCCAATACTCAATTTCTTTAGTACACTCTTCTTGATTTGTGATAGTCTCCCAATGACAATGCCAAATGAATATacatcatgtttttttttttttttcaaaaactttgtcACTGCTAATATAGGCAACTCCTAGAGACATCCACATAAATATTTCTTTGTGTTTATCAATCACAACATCAAAAGGCTACAAcgcttgaattttttttcttctcttttcctctcttttctcctttcttTACTTCATTTGACTTTCTTTTAGTTCaccagatttttttttaaaattttttttttcttcttctttccacaCATATCCCCCTCTCCCCAAACTTGTCTATTTCGGACAATGTAACTCATCATGTTATCAATCCATACTCTTATCATATGATCAGAAAAGGGATAAACCAATAAAGATACGATAGTGAAACTATACTGACAATGAAGATATATGACAAAGaaaatacaataaaatatgaaagCATTAGGTGGGATGCTCACCAGTAACAATAGCAAAGGGGAGAAACCGAGAGATAAATAAGAGATTGCTTTCATCACATTCATGCAAGCTTATGTTACTATAATATcaaaaagaatcaaagcaagttttAGAATGTCAAATATTATGAGTGCAACTCACATACAAGACGATCAAGAATAAACATGGTTAAGATCCTTACTAGATAAATAAAAACCATCAAACTCAATCTATCAAGGTAGAGTCCATCACCACACTAATCGACAACATGCAAGCAAAATATTCATTCATGCCAAAGAGTCCAAAATTAGACGGTCAAACTTAATAAACTTTAATGATTCTCAAAATGCTACTAAGGAACACAAGGAGTTATGCAACAAAACTAGACAAAATATATACAAGACTAAACAAAGTTCAAAGCAAGAAAACAATATATGAAAGCAAACAAAAAGCAAGAAAATGAAAGGAAAGGAACGAACTCCCCTTTATTTTTGACGATTGAAGATGATTTAGAAATAGAAGCTAAGATGGGAGTGGAATGATACGAGCAGAGAGCCTTCATGTGATCGTCAAATGTCGCTCCCTCCATTATTGTCTCCTTGAAAGTTCTTCTGTGCGGGTGAAGACAGTTTAAATGTAAAATCCAGTTCGGAAGTGGAATGTTCCGAGCTGAGGTGAACACTGCTTCCTTTACCATTTTCTTTAGTTCTTGATGGTTGTGTTGCAGAGTTCGATGCGGGTGCGTGCTAAAACATGTTTTGTAAATATGCACAGcagaaataaacataataataaactACTTTATTACAACACAGATGGTAGGGATCATTTTGCGAAAAACAATAAATATACGCAGTGGAAAAATCGATCCCTCTAGAGATTGATGCAAATATAGTATACAAAGTTTGATCGAGTTGTTACCTTTGTTGCGTGAATGGAACAATTCTGGCAGCAACTTTACTTCGGCAAATCTCAGCAAGGATCAAAATGGTTGTGCCtcttcggtatccacacgaacacgtccTTCGTTCGTCTCACAAACTCAATCTTTGGAGAAGAACAACCTTCATCGTGCTAGCAACTATATATACAAGGTTGTTTCGGCcaagggaagaagaggaaaagagcAAAAACCTAAAAGGATGACTATCActcaaaaggttacttcaccaaaaggttactattggtgcaatttgcactaatggtagactcaggttttgatgaatgacaaatgagttaagttaggtgttgtcgTAGTCTAACCTTGTTGTTTACGCATAGTTCTATAGTTGCTCCACTTTTCTCCacattccggtgactgacttgagcatcggagggctaaTGCCGGAGACCCCTTCCTAAGTTCAGCACTGACGTTATTTGTTTTGCAGAGTGGAGCGAGGTCCCCAGCCGGTCAGTGAGGTCACCACATCCTCAGCTTTCCAGCTTCACACTTTCGGACAGGATAAGACGTGTTAATGCATTTcaggtggcaaaatgttggttgatTCGCTTGGGCAAATTTTTCTTGATCGGTCCAGCATTCAACGCGCGCGGGTCGTACTCATATACGAGTCAATTTGGTTTAGTGCAATTCAGATTCTGAATTTGCACCCCCCATACATATGTTCACAATTTCATTCGTTGCGattcaatataaaccaactataATGTCATAAAACTCCCAATGTGACTATACTCCCACACACAATGGAATCTCCTTTCTTTTCATCTccttttccattcacatttctagTACATGAGAAAGTGGGTGAAAATGTAACAACTATTTTGATGTGGACCATTTCTTTTGACAGTTGGTATGAGCAATCTGCACAAAATAACCTTTGTTGATATAAGAATGCCCTATGCTGTTACTatcgtttattttttttattgctttttaaaaatattttgcctTGTATTTCAGTCTCCTACCTTTCGGAGAATCCCAGCAGCAGTGCTTTGTCTCCGAGAGTGCCTACTCCTGACGTCAACGAGTAAGTGACATATAATTGTAATGTAGAAATATTGTAGGGCACATGGTTAAGAAACATGAACAAGGTTGGCGCCCCTGCTTTTAGGGGTCAAGAAGTCAAGGAGGCTTTAAGAGCACAAATGGAAGTGCAAAGAAGACTGTTTGAGCAAGTGGAGGTACCAATTACCGCTTGTTTCTGTTTGCAGTTCCCATCTATCTATTCTGTTCTGCTTTGGCATATTGGTTTATGTGCAATTATGGATTCAACACAAGCAAATATAAGTCTACATTATTGTATGACCAATAAGTACTGTTTTGATGAGAACTCGTATTAATGGAGCTACTTGTGAAACTTAATCATTGGGTTCACCTCAAAGTTCAAATTACATTGTAGATTATATACTAAAACTGCTCTTTTGGCTATTCCATAGGTTCAGAGACATGTCCAGATACGAATGGACGCATATCAAAAGTACATTGATACCTTGCTAGTGAGGGCTTATAAGATAGCATCAGAGCAAGTTGCTTCAAACAGCTTCCCCGTGACTGAGCATGAACTTCCAGACAGGCCAGTCAGAGCCATTTGCGCCCCATCTGACATTTTGAGTCCTGCAGTTCTCCATCAGTTATCAATGAATTCAATTAACATGCCCAGCTCTAGCTGCAAGACTTTGCCACACTCCACGATCGAAAGCCTGTTCTTTTATCAGAAGCCATCAGAGTTGAAAAACAAACCATGCTGAAATGGTAACTATTGTCACTAGATCTCTATTTCTTGTAAGATGACGGGACAGACTTTTAAAGTAAACTCTCCTATGTTGTTTCTAGTGCCCTCTCTAATCGTGACTCATGCTGCTatcatgaaacaaatttctatttaCATTTTTCGGAGTTATTACTTGACATTTGTTGATTCATTAGTcaacaatttttaatttattctggTTGGGGTAGGCTACTATTGCTGTTTAATTCTATTGTATTTCTTTGAGTAGTAAGTTCGGTTACTAAGAAAACGAAATGTCTCTATAAACTCGTAGTACTATTTGTAAGTGGTATTGTTTTAGTCTAAAGTTTCTTATAGGAGCCTGAGATAATTTTTGTCCTTCATCGCCTTTTCTATTCTTACTGAAATGAGGAAGGCCACCAAGGTAAAAGCCAGTGCCAAGGACATTTTGTTTATGTACTTGCAGTATCAGTAAACAAATTGTGTCGATCCGTCTGATAAAGTCCCTATCAAACACTTAGAAAGTCACATGGGGTTGAAAATGTATTATTCATCTGAGTTGAATTTTATGCAGGATAGCAATCCTATGAGCACAAACATTAATGCTATCATAGGGTTTTTCACCAAGTGGTGGTAAGATTACTAATGCAGAGTTAACCTTCTGAAAGTAGTTTTGCCTATTTAACTGCAGGACCCACCACTGTCAACCACGTACCTAAGGAAAATGTCTACAAAATCTTCTTTTATTTGGCAATTAGGGAAGTTTTCCTAAAATTGAGATTGCTTTTCCTTGGCTACTTCTATaaggtttttaaataaattttctgatTCAATTTGTGAAGCGAAAAAACTTCTAGTGGGATTTAGCGTGCAATTGACAATCAGACAAATATGCATGTCATTTGGAAATTTACTGATTATGTTTTACCTTCAACTCCATAGAATATCTTATTCAGAAAGAGTCAATATATGATTTGACTATTATACTTGAATACAATGCCTATGATGCTGCACCAATTGTTTGGGTTGTTATTGCAATCAATAGGTTTACAAAGTACATTTGGGTAGCTGCTTATTGGAGGATTATGAGGAatcattcttttttatttttatttggcttCTCTGGATTTAGGTAACTTGATTTAAATTGTGTAGTtggtcatgttttttttttaaacaagtttCAAGTTTTTTTTCCCAGTACATCGAGTGTAACCACCATAATGTTATTGTTTCAAAGGATCAGAGAAATATGTTGGAACTGAGTTCTAATGGTAGGATCAGAGAAGCCTTTTCATGGAGGATAAATAGCACGGATGATGTACgtaaattatatacacttttatttatattttgacacatatttacttgtatttcatgagtataatctatatttattgcatCCTATTTCATTATATGGCCGTGTCTTCTGAGCAGAGCTCAATCCAACTCAGGTCGTGTGGAATCACACAACTGTACCAAGATTCCAAAAGCCAACAGAGATCTGGCCATGCCTTTTGCACGATCGTGCCTCTGTGGTTGTGTCCAACAATACCTAGGTCGTGCCAAAAGGTACAGCTATGGTAGACTACACGAGGGGGTCGTGCTCCCTTACTATAAAAGGGGATTTCTCCTCCTTTTCCAGAATCTTGGATCTTGGGTAAGGGTTTTCCCCCTTGGGGGAGCCCTAGGCTTCACCCTCGTCGATCTTCACCTATCCGTCCACCTCTGGAGCAAGGAGATGCCTCCAAGGATGTCGTGCTTCAAAGATAAGCATCCTCTTCTCTCTCAATCCATGTGTTGAGCTGTAGATGTTATATTTATCGTTTTTTGGTTGTACCTCCCTTGTaatagagtagatctctagatctatgatATAGGAAGTAGTTATATTGTGATGTTGATGTATGAACTTATATTTAGacattttcctatgcaatgatgTGTTTACTACTTGTTCTATGTGTTATGCCTTTTATGTGTTTGACGAAAAGTATGAATGATGTAAATATGTAGACGTGAGAGGTTTGTCTTtatgttaaggttgctactagattGGATAATCAGGGgatccttagtgacagaggataccCATTCAATCAGACATATTATacccttagtgacagaggacaTCGATACTTATCCACTTTCTAGAGTGAAAAGATCTTAATATAGAGACTAATCATTGTTAGGACATTCTAATTGAAGTGGATACTTCAGTGTTACCGTTAGTAAGTAACTGTACAATCTAGGAACGTATGATTGGGGGGTCATAGTGATAGGGATTCCTTATAGGAACATTAACTAGCATTGTAACGAAACTAAAATTCTAGCATCTATCATCCATCCCCTTCCAAGATCATCTCTTattccttctttcttctccttaatctttctcttactctctcttTTCCAGCCAATCTTTTGTTTGTCTAGAGAATTCGCTGTGTGAAAtcaactagtgtttaatcaacagtccctataggatcgatatttttattactaacgatGTAGTCGTATACTTGTGGCTTCGTAACAACGGGTCACTTTTTCTCATTTAaagcttcttttattttttaaaattaagctagtggaaattaaaataaaaaacactCAACGCACAAAGAACacgtttattttttttacttggttcacaaccTCTCCTACTACTCCAAGGTATGTGATCATTGATAGACAATTCACTAGCTATCTCCTTCTCAAAAGAGAAAGAGATACATCTTTTTACAAAAGCTAAGGAATGGAAACATGTTTACCATTCCTTTATAACTTAATTACAAAAGA is drawn from Zingiber officinale cultivar Zhangliang chromosome 1B, Zo_v1.1, whole genome shotgun sequence and contains these coding sequences:
- the LOC122056538 gene encoding protein PHR1-LIKE 3-like isoform X1, translated to MFSGLIHRPEASIPPEEAHGPSLVLTADPKPRLRWTADLHERFVDSVAQLGGPEKATPKAIMRTMGVKGLTLFHLKSHLQKYRLGKQSAKELTEQSKDVSYLSENPSSSALSPRVPTPDVNEGQEVKEALRAQMEVQRRLFEQVEVQRHVQIRMDAYQKYIDTLLVRAYKIASEQVASNSFPVTEHELPDRPVRAICAPSDILSPAVLHQLSMNSINMPSSSCKTLPHSTIESLFFYQKPSELKNKPC
- the LOC122056538 gene encoding protein PHR1-LIKE 2-like isoform X3, whose amino-acid sequence is MRTMGVKGLTLFHLKSHLQKYRLGKQSAKELTEQSKDVSYLSENPSSSALSPRVPTPDVNEGQEVKEALRAQMEVQRRLFEQVEVQRHVQIRMDAYQKYIDTLLVRAYKIASEQVASNSFPVTEHELPDRPVRAICAPSDILSPAVLHQLSMNSINMPSSSCKTLPHSTIESLFFYQKPSELKNKPC
- the LOC122056538 gene encoding protein PHR1-LIKE 2-like isoform X2; amino-acid sequence: MLNIVEATPKAIMRTMGVKGLTLFHLKSHLQKYRLGKQSAKELTEQSKDVSYLSENPSSSALSPRVPTPDVNEGQEVKEALRAQMEVQRRLFEQVEVQRHVQIRMDAYQKYIDTLLVRAYKIASEQVASNSFPVTEHELPDRPVRAICAPSDILSPAVLHQLSMNSINMPSSSCKTLPHSTIESLFFYQKPSELKNKPC